A region of Allocoleopsis franciscana PCC 7113 DNA encodes the following proteins:
- a CDS encoding ketosteroid isomerase family protein, with protein sequence MTIAEDKSTTTPSATGVDWTIEGIDESVVWRYFQTMNAADYEGTAALFAPTGALHPPFEEPIEGKEAIATYLKAEAKGMQLFPREGIAEALEEDQIQIQVKGKVQTSLFGVNVAWIFILNPEREILYAQIKLLASPQELLNLRR encoded by the coding sequence ATGACCATTGCCGAAGATAAAAGTACGACGACTCCATCGGCTACAGGGGTTGACTGGACTATAGAAGGAATTGATGAATCCGTGGTGTGGCGTTATTTTCAAACGATGAACGCCGCTGATTATGAAGGAACGGCAGCTTTGTTTGCGCCAACCGGTGCGCTGCACCCACCGTTTGAGGAGCCAATAGAAGGGAAAGAAGCGATCGCAACTTACCTGAAAGCCGAAGCCAAGGGAATGCAGCTCTTCCCTAGAGAGGGAATTGCCGAAGCTTTAGAAGAAGACCAAATTCAAATCCAGGTGAAAGGCAAAGTCCAGACTTCTTTGTTCGGCGTCAACGTTGCCTGGATCTTTATCCTCAACCCCGAACGGGAAATTCTTTACGCCCAGATTAAGTTATTAGCCTCTCCCCAAGAGCTACTCAACCTCCGACGCTGA
- the queG gene encoding tRNA epoxyqueuosine(34) reductase QueG: protein MSLSEEISVSSSQVKQEARSLGFHLCGIAAVDDQASSPTREHLEAWLALGYQADMAWMDNPQRFDIRACMPEVQSVICVALNYYTPHQRPQGSEYAKISRYGWGRDYHKVMHKKLKALTNWLSAQGEGILARYYADTGPVQDKVWAQRAGMGWIAKNANVITREYGSWVFLGEVLTNLPLTPDQPHTQHCGTCTRCLDACPTGAITKPFVVDANRCIAYHTIENRRQELPESLAPYLEGWVAGCDICQDVCPWNQRFAQETDVAEFQPYPWNVAPTLTELATLSDDEWNRRFPASALRRIKPEMLRRNAQANLKAAQASNQ from the coding sequence ATGTCACTGTCAGAGGAAATATCTGTCAGCAGCAGTCAGGTCAAACAGGAAGCGCGTTCACTGGGTTTTCATTTATGTGGAATCGCGGCGGTAGATGATCAGGCGTCCTCACCTACACGGGAACATCTCGAAGCATGGCTGGCTTTAGGGTACCAGGCAGATATGGCTTGGATGGATAATCCCCAACGGTTTGACATCCGTGCCTGTATGCCAGAGGTTCAGTCGGTTATTTGTGTGGCGCTGAATTACTACACCCCCCACCAGCGTCCACAAGGTTCCGAATATGCCAAAATCTCCCGTTACGGTTGGGGTCGAGATTACCACAAGGTAATGCATAAAAAATTGAAAGCATTAACGAACTGGCTCTCAGCACAAGGTGAAGGAATTTTAGCTCGTTATTATGCGGATACAGGGCCGGTTCAGGATAAAGTCTGGGCACAGCGAGCTGGAATGGGTTGGATTGCCAAAAATGCTAATGTAATTACACGAGAGTATGGCAGTTGGGTGTTTTTAGGGGAAGTTTTGACGAATCTGCCCTTAACCCCAGACCAGCCCCATACCCAACATTGTGGTACCTGTACTCGTTGTCTTGACGCTTGTCCGACAGGTGCAATTACCAAGCCGTTTGTGGTCGATGCCAATCGATGCATTGCTTACCATACAATAGAGAATCGGCGTCAAGAATTACCGGAATCTCTTGCACCCTATTTAGAAGGCTGGGTTGCAGGTTGTGACATCTGCCAGGACGTTTGTCCTTGGAACCAACGTTTTGCCCAAGAAACCGATGTTGCGGAATTTCAGCCCTATCCCTGGAATGTGGCTCCTACACTTACAGAATTAGCAACTCTCTCCGATGATGAGTGGAACCGACGCTTTCCTGCGTCGGCGCTGCGGCGGATTAAACCAGAGATGCTCCGACGAAATGCTCAAGCAAATCTTAAGGCGGCTCAAGCCTCTAACCAGTGA